A stretch of DNA from Vanrija pseudolonga chromosome 6, complete sequence:
TCGCCTTGCATGCATGTACATTAGTTCGCTTATACCCACCCCATCATGATGCATGCATTAAATACTGGCCTCTGGTGCACGAATGCACCCAGCACCCACTGGCGGGGATTTTCGGCATTAGGCCTTGCGGCGCTTTGCGCCAGgctgcgtcgtcgtagtcTCTCACCAGTCGTCACCGTACCGTCGTGCCCACAGCCAGAATTGCTTCCGCGCCCGCGAGCACCCGAACCACCACGAGCCAACGAAGTACGGCGCATTGCAGCCTTGAACTCGCGGACGAGTGCATCGatcaccaccacaccaccaccactcatCACCATGgttctcctcggcggtcCCCTCGGCATCTCGTGAGTGTGGGCGCGcgtgccgctggcgccggtaTACACGCTGACCCCGTTTCTCCCGCTTtcgccgacctcgtgccCCGCTCGTATCGTACTGTCCGGTGACTCTGCGCAACTCGCCTCGCCTGCACACCCAACTCCACGCCCACAGCTTCGCCAAGCAGATCAAGGCCTACTCGGCCGGCCTGTACAACTCGCTCCGCCCCCTCGCCAACGCGtacgccaacgccgctggCCACCGCAAGGTCGGACTCAAGTACGACGACCTTTTGgttgaggagcgcctcgaTGTCGAGAAGGTGGGTGCGCGTGGTGGCGTGGTGTGGTGCTGCGTTGGTGCGGTCTGAGCAGGAGGCGGGTGCCCTGAGGAcggagggcggggagggacGAAGCAGAGAATCATGGCGAGGAGAatgaggaagacgacgccgacacaCAATCGGCAACTGTGACGTTGCCGGCCGACACACCGCATATCGCACACCGCACCACAACCCCAACTCCCCCTCAACTCGCACTAACCACCCCAGGCTATCTCGCGCCTCCCCGCCAAGGAGGGCTACGACCGTGTCTA
This window harbors:
- the qcr7 gene encoding Cytochrome b-c1 complex subunit 7, which gives rise to MVLLGGPLGISFAKQIKAYSAGLYNSLRPLANAYANAAGHRKVGLKYDDLLVEERLDVEKAISRLPAKEGYDRVYRFRVAFQQDLMRRPLPKAEWVKAEDDVRYLAPLVEEVAREDAERATWDTIEVVRK